A region from the Leishmania panamensis strain MHOM/PA/94/PSC-1 chromosome 20 sequence genome encodes:
- a CDS encoding phospholipase A2-like protein, putative (TriTrypDB/GeneDB-style sysID: LpmP.20.2610), protein MSSSKSSVLDLIMSSCLGGDRQHCQGQQRGEEEQQWDVTVSFSCGGWFQMYFFGVAYALIDSGVLRRWYSEGKRVRFTGVSAGALAATCLASGQYDILSVKKFSLAAAEDYRSSIFHWFRLGKYLMAAIDDFGASLRAIDTDLRMRQVLASGSLEIGVTVLPKLRSHLINSFSSYAAIRETLIASCCLVPLVGLPFKMESTGEWCADGGISNFTPRMGEENTISVSAMHFQDASVRPRVFVPSWWALRPPNTRKYDNLFWMGYNDMIDYLVSAGHLSVQNGNDLLKREVDFSVHDSYLDVAFTFFMELMMLIFIRPVVIVFVYVELAISMAWWVAKGVLTWDGISFRNFYEGFRSTISLRTLGRLIFGTRISSNEERLSRQSRVFRVFKPVALGGNEKTGRECWSPSGAVLLDRVPMLSPKAQRAAHLPRK, encoded by the coding sequence ATGAGCTCTTCGAAGAGTTCGGTGCTCGACCTCATCATGAGTTCGTGTCTCGGAGGTGATCGCCAACACTGccaggggcagcagcggggggaagaggagcagcagtgggaCGTTACAGTTTCTTTTTCGTGTGGCGGATGGTTTCAGATGTACTTCTTTGGCGTCGCTTACGCCCTCATCGACTCtggcgtgctgcggcgctggtaCTCTGAGGGTAAACGCGTGCGCTTCACTGGTGTGAGTGCTGGTGCCTTGGCAGCTACATGCCTTGCCTCTGGGCAGTACGACATACTATCAGTGAAGAAGTTTTCGTTGGCTGCCGCCGAAGACTATCGTAGCTCTATATTTCATTGGTTTCGTCTGGGGAAGTACCTGATGGCCGCCATCGACGACTTCGGCGCCAGCTTGCGCGCTATCGACACTGACCTGCGCATGCGTCAGGTACTGGCGAGCGGATCGCTTGAGATTGGCGTGACAGTGCTGCCCAAGCTCAGGTCGCATCTGATTAACAGTTTTTCTAGCTACGCCGCCATCCGCGAGACGCTTATTGCGTCCTGCTGCCTCGTGCCACTGGTCGGTCTGCCATTCAAGATGGAGAGCACCGGTGAGTGGTGCGCCGATGGCGGGATTAGCAACTTTACGCCCCGCATGGGCGAAGAGAACACCATCTCTGTTTCTGCCATGCACTTCCAGGATGCATCGGTGCGGCCCCGCGTGTTTGTGCCGTCATGGTGGGCGCTGCGTCCGCCAAACACGAGGAAGTACGACAATCTTTTCTGGATGGGTTACAACGATATGATCGACTATCTCGTCTCCGCGGGGCACCTTAGCGTGCAGAATGGTAACGACCTACTGAAGCGGGAGGTCGATTTCAGCGTACATGACTCCTACCTGGACGTTGCCTTCACCTTTTTCATGGAGCTCATGATGTTGATCTTCATCAGGCCCGTTGTCATCGTGTTTGTCTACGTGGAACTCGCCATCTCAATGGCGTGGTGGGTAGCCAAGGGCGTTCTAACATGGGATGGCATCTCGTTCCGTAATTTCTACGAGGGCTTCCGTAGCACCATCTCACTCCGCACGTTGGGGCGGCTCATCTTCGGAACTAGAATTTCGAGCAACGAGGAGCGACTCTCTCGGCAAAGTCGAGTGTTTCGCGTGTTCAAGCCGGTGGCGCTAGGCGGCAATGAAAAGACTGGCCGTGAGTGCTGGAGTCCTAGCggagcggtgctgctcgaccgCGTGCCCATGCTCTCACCCAaggcgcagcgcgctgctCATCTTCCTCGCAAGTAA
- a CDS encoding hypothetical protein (TriTrypDB/GeneDB-style sysID: LpmP.20.2620) — MLCFTRCALMRRSQRALEQKFKSHCGSTNPATDTSVAGKVKAELKKMIKIQLVLIPICVVLMVWMYPTPTEEDERRMRLEYERNAGWKT, encoded by the coding sequence ATGCTGTGCTTCACGCGCTGTGCGCTGATGCGGCGCTCTCAGAGGGCTCTAGAACAGAAGTTCAAGAGTCATTGTGGTAGCACTAACCCTGCCACCGACACGTCTGTCGCCGGTAAAGTGAAGGCTGAGTTGAAAAAAATGATCAAGATCCAGCTGGTACTCATCCCTATCTGCGTAGTCCTTATGGTCTGGATGTACCCCACCCCGAccgaggaggatgagagGCGAATGCGGCTGGAGTATGAACGGAATGCTGGCTGGAAGACGTAG
- a CDS encoding hypothetical protein (TriTrypDB/GeneDB-style sysID: LpmP.20.2630), which produces MFQRSYTWLFFNRIFKISKPPVTGYEIAELPNEKVLHDFLQHYRTKGVVVIVHSGAPYAAASAASSAGTRSSPISVSLASSGMHSTTATVKPASTAKPKTKLLHDPLTRSFISSINAMNLGNPEEVKLALVPGPQAPCFVEEYNVITYPTSLLFLNGQCVHRVVGARTRELSIKSLFMLRNGGRNIFSRE; this is translated from the coding sequence ATGTTTCAGAGGTCGTACACTTGGCTCTTCTTCAACAGGATCTTCAAGATCAGCAAACCCCCCGTGACAGGCTACGAGATCGCTGAACTGCCTAATGAAAAAGTGCTCCACGACTTCTTGCAGCACTATCGCACGAAAGGGGTAGTGGTCATTGTACACAGTGGCGCCCCGtatgccgccgcctccgcggccTCCTCCGCTGGGACGCGCTCGTCCCCGATAAGTGTGTCACTTGCGTCGTCTGGAATGCACAGCACAACAGCGACTGTGAAGCCAGCATCGACCGCAAAGCCCAAGACAAAGCTCCTTCATGACCCTCTTACTCGATCGTTCATCTCTTCCATCAATGCGATGAACCTAGGTAATccagaggaggtgaagctggCCCTTGTTCCAGGACCGCAAGCGCCATGCTTTGTGGAGGAATACAACGTCATAACCTACCCGACCTCGCTTCTGTTTTTGAATGGGCAGTGCGTTCATCGCGTTGTGGGTGCGCGGACGCGTGAGCTATCGATTAAGTCCCTCTTTATGCTGCGTAATGGAGGACGGAACATCTTCTCACGCGAGTAG